The proteins below are encoded in one region of Synechococcales cyanobacterium T60_A2020_003:
- a CDS encoding uridine kinase translates to MATRGQCPKDRAVLVAISGIDGSGKGYLSKNMVSKLEQRCLRTALIHGDGWLNLPDLRFSQIHPADHFYQHAIRFDELFDQLVFPLRDQRSLCIDANYVEETATAYQTYRYQFEEIDIILLEGIYLLKRAFQSYYDLSFWIEYSFETALERAIARSQEGLSSEETIQAYQTIYFPAQRIHFKRDQPQTAATATIRNDKRLGGQV, encoded by the coding sequence ATGGCAACACGGGGGCAATGTCCCAAGGATCGAGCCGTGCTAGTCGCCATTTCGGGAATAGACGGATCTGGTAAGGGATATTTGTCCAAGAACATGGTCTCTAAACTTGAACAACGATGTCTACGAACAGCATTGATTCATGGTGATGGATGGCTAAATTTACCGGATCTGCGCTTTAGTCAGATCCATCCTGCCGATCATTTTTACCAGCACGCTATTCGGTTTGATGAACTCTTCGATCAACTTGTGTTTCCGCTACGAGACCAGCGATCGCTCTGCATTGACGCTAATTATGTTGAAGAGACAGCAACAGCGTATCAAACCTATCGGTATCAATTTGAAGAGATAGACATTATTCTTCTAGAAGGTATCTATTTGTTGAAGCGAGCGTTTCAATCCTATTACGATTTATCCTTCTGGATTGAATATAGTTTTGAGACAGCTCTAGAAAGGGCGATCGCGCGTTCCCAAGAGGGGCTATCGTCCGAGGAGACGATTCAGGCATACCAAACGATCTATTTCCCGGCTCAACGTATCCACTTTAAACGCGATCAGCCCCAGACCGCCGCAACTGCCACGATTCGCAATGACAAAAGGCTAGGAGGTCAGGTCTAG
- the guaA gene encoding glutamine-hydrolyzing GMP synthase, which yields MIVILDFGSQYSELIARRIRETQVYSEVLSYRTTADQLRALNPKGIILSGGPNSVYDEGAPHCDPEIWSMGLPILGVCYGMQLMVQQLGGHVDRADRGEYGKAALFIDDPTDLFTNVDNGTTMWMSHGDSVMNLPEGFEVLAHTDNTPSAAIAHHEKKLYGVQFHPEVVHSIGGQALIRNFVYHICDCEPTWTTEAFVEDAVREIRAQVGDKRVLLALSGGVDSSTLAFLLHRAIGDQLTCVFIDQGFMRKAEPERLVKLFEEQFHIPVVYVQARDRFLKKVEGVTDPEEKRRRIGHEFIQVFEEESRRLGPFDYLAQGTLYPDVIESADTNVDPKTGERVAVKIKSHHNVGGLPKDLRFKLVEPLRKLFKDEVRNVGRSIGLPEEIVQRHPFPGPGLAIRILGEVTAEKLDILRDADYIVRQEVNRRGVYHDYWQAFAVLLPVRSVGVMGDQRTYAYPIVLRFVSSEDGMTADWSRVPYDLLETISNRIVNEVDGVNRVVYDITSKPPGTIEWE from the coding sequence ATGATTGTCATCCTCGATTTTGGTTCTCAGTACTCTGAGCTTATTGCTCGCCGCATTCGGGAAACCCAAGTCTATTCCGAGGTGCTCTCCTACCGCACAACTGCCGATCAACTCCGCGCCCTTAATCCCAAGGGAATCATCCTCTCCGGTGGCCCCAACTCCGTCTACGACGAGGGTGCACCCCACTGCGATCCGGAAATTTGGTCAATGGGACTCCCCATTCTGGGCGTTTGCTATGGCATGCAGTTGATGGTGCAACAGCTTGGTGGCCATGTTGATCGGGCGGATCGGGGAGAGTATGGAAAGGCCGCTCTCTTTATTGACGATCCCACCGATTTATTCACCAACGTAGACAACGGCACCACCATGTGGATGAGCCACGGGGATTCGGTGATGAACCTCCCCGAAGGCTTTGAGGTACTGGCCCATACGGACAACACCCCCAGCGCGGCGATCGCCCACCATGAGAAAAAACTCTACGGCGTTCAGTTCCATCCGGAAGTGGTTCATTCCATCGGGGGGCAAGCGCTAATCCGCAACTTTGTGTACCACATCTGCGATTGCGAACCCACCTGGACAACTGAAGCCTTCGTCGAAGATGCCGTTCGTGAAATCCGCGCCCAAGTTGGCGATAAGCGAGTCCTGCTGGCTCTATCGGGCGGTGTGGATTCATCCACTTTGGCGTTTCTGCTCCATCGGGCGATCGGGGATCAGTTGACGTGTGTTTTTATCGACCAAGGCTTTATGCGAAAAGCTGAGCCGGAACGTCTGGTCAAACTCTTTGAAGAGCAGTTCCACATTCCGGTAGTCTACGTCCAAGCCCGCGATCGCTTTCTGAAAAAGGTTGAAGGTGTCACCGATCCAGAAGAGAAGCGTCGCCGCATTGGGCATGAATTTATTCAAGTCTTTGAAGAAGAGTCCCGTCGGCTGGGCCCCTTTGACTATCTGGCTCAAGGAACGCTCTATCCAGACGTGATCGAATCCGCAGACACCAACGTTGATCCTAAAACAGGTGAGCGGGTTGCGGTTAAGATCAAGAGTCACCACAATGTCGGTGGATTGCCCAAAGACCTCCGTTTCAAGCTCGTAGAACCTCTGCGGAAACTATTCAAAGACGAAGTGCGAAATGTGGGACGATCCATCGGACTCCCTGAAGAAATTGTGCAGCGTCATCCCTTCCCTGGCCCTGGTTTAGCCATTCGGATTCTGGGAGAAGTCACCGCAGAAAAACTCGATATTCTTCGCGATGCCGACTACATTGTGCGCCAAGAGGTGAATCGTCGCGGCGTCTATCACGACTACTGGCAGGCGTTTGCTGTGCTGCTCCCGGTGCGGAGTGTCGGGGTTATGGGCGATCAGCGCACCTATGCCTATCCCATTGTGCTGCGCTTTGTATCGAGCGAAGATGGTATGACGGCAGACTGGTCTCGGGTTCCCTACGATCTCTTAGAAACTATCTCGAATCGGATTGTGAACGAGGTAGACGGGGTAAACCGAGTCGTGTACGACATTACGTCCAAGCCTCCTGGAACCATCGAGTGGGAATAG